One region of Carya illinoinensis cultivar Pawnee chromosome 8, C.illinoinensisPawnee_v1, whole genome shotgun sequence genomic DNA includes:
- the LOC122318498 gene encoding protein ANTI-SILENCING 1-like isoform X1, giving the protein MVEADRAEDLGFKWGKLKGRGKKGVGEKEKIVHFYQSFIYDGVEYGLYDCVYMYNEDEPEPYIGKLIKIWENPDKTKKVKVLWFFRPREIACYLGVEDTAENELFLASGEGVGLANINPLEAIAGKCNVVCTSKDSRNPQPSDEDLRTADFIFYRAFDVGRCKILDKMEEKVAGIEVKLIFNKVDVQKPNVLPKLYSDRKEVGGNALASKETEVHAKQNPSNEHISLKINGVSTDGLQRENADSNASLAKQRSSLGENPASSIGGELDETTKMNDRMENISGDRTNLESKIEENLDLKASFINKQKSSLREHPISSIGGESEISNTNSRQENISRDKTALRSEAAVKEEGQVGNNIFRIEEKLKSAHDHCELEDRPSKKAKFDSSVKVPGEKNESSVKKLTVDLDGKDAKALATITASKVKSRFELAKDLQGAEKDLSKKLKPDEKSKLSYGKLPQASPRQYTDEDKKIDHKVMDVTRRPDADKSRWFRAFPWEDRMKSAIEQGTLVLLQNLDPAYTSAEVEDIVWHAFKESCRAKMIQRTSISSPHCVIGFVGQAFAIFKTREAAEMVVKKLTKGCLLISNGRPLVGSIGSPWFPEKNPTFFGHLVIDKLRHQMPREMREAVSTSHCSQPNTIEYDMAMEWCLLQERSDLSWKKLYKQQGEELKKLKSSLKSK; this is encoded by the exons ATGGTGGAAGCAGACAGAGCTGAGGATCTTGGATTTAAATGGGGTAAACTGAAAGGACGTGGAAAGAAAGGAGTTggtgaaaaagagaaaatagtcCACTTTTACCAATCTTTTATTTATGATGGCGTGGAGTATGGTCTTTATGATTGCGTTTATATGTACAACGAAGATGAACCTGAGCCTTATATTGGCAAGCTCATAAAAATATGGGAAAACCCTGACAAGACAAAGAAAGTAaaagttttatggttttttcgCCCTCGCGAAATTGCATGTTATCTTGGGGTTGAAGACACAGCCGAAAATGAGTTGTTTTTGGCTTCGGGGGAAGGTGTAGGCCTTGCAAATATTAATCCATTG GAAGCAATTGCTGGAAAGTGCAATGTTGTTTGCACTTCAAAGGACAGTAGAAATCCACAACCTTCAGATGAAGATCTTCGAACCgctgattttatattttaccgTGCCTTCGACGTGGGGCGCTGCAAAATACTGGATAAGATGGAGGAGAAAGTCGCCGGGATTGAAG TGAAACTTATATTTAACAAAGTGGATGTTCAGAAGCCCAATGTTCTCCCGAAGCTTTATTCAGACCGGAAAGAAGTTGGTGGAAATGCTCTAGCAAGTAAGGAAACAGAGGTTCATGCCAAGCAAAACCCATCTAATGAGCACATCAGTCTAAAGATTAATGGAGTTTCTACCGATGGTCTACAGAGAGAAAATGCTGATTCAAATGCTTCATTGGCTAAACAGAGATCTTCACTTGGAGAGAACCCTGCTTCTAGTATAGGGGGAGAATTAGATGAAACAACTAAAATGAATGATAGAATGGAGAATATCTCTGGTGACAGGACCAATTTGGAAtctaaaattgaagaaaatttagACTTAAAAGCTTCGTTTATTAATAAACAGAAATCTTCACTTAGAGAGCACCCTATTTCTAGCATAGGCGGAGAGTCAGAAATTTCCAACACTAACAGTAGACAGGAAAATATTTCGAGAGACAAGACTGCATTAAGGTCTGAAGCTGCTGTTAAGGAAGAGGGTCAGGTTggtaataatattttcagaatcgAGGAGAAACTAAAATCTGCTCATGATCATTGTGAGCTAGAGGATAGGCCATCTAAGAAGGCAAAGTTTGATAGTTCTGTAAAAGTGCCAGGTGAAAAGAATGAGAGTAGTGTGAAGAAGTTAACCGTTGATTTGGATGGTAAAGATGCAAAGGCTTTGGCAACTATAACTGCTTCTAAAGTTAAATCTAGATTTGAACTTGCTAAGGATTTGCAAGGGGCTGAAAAAGACCTCTCCAAGAAGTTGAAACCTGATGAGAAATCAAAACTTTCTTATGGGAAGTTGCCTCAAGCATCTCCTAGACAGTATACAGATGAGGACAAAAAAATTGATCATAAAGTAATGGACGTTACCCGAAGACCAGATGCC GATAAAAGCAGATGGTTTAGGGCATTT CCTTGGGAAGACAGAATGAAAAGTGCTATTGAACAAGGAACATTGGTTCTTCTTCAAAATCTGGATCCGGCTTATACTTCAGCAGAAGTTGAG GATATTGTTTGGCATGCCTTCAAGGAAAGTTGCAGGGCAAAGATGATTCAGCGGACTTCAATTTCAAGCCCTCACTGTG TTATTGGTTTTGTAGGTCAAGCTTTTGCTATATTTAAAACAAGGGAAGCAGCAGAGATGGTTGTTAAAAAGTTAACCAAGGGCTGCCTATTGATATCGAATGGGAG GCCTCTTGTTGGAAGTATTGGAAGTCCTTGGTTCCCAGAGAAGAATCCAACTTTTTTTGGCCATTTGGTTATTGACAAACTCAGACATCAGATGCCAAGGGAAATG AGAGAAGCTGTATCTACTTCGCATTGTTCTCAGCCTAACACAATTGAGTATGATATGGCCATGGAATGGTGCTTACTTCAAGAAAGATCAGACCTCTCTTGGAAAAAGTTGTATAAG CAACAAGGGGAGGAGTTGAAAAAGCTTAAGTCAAGCCTCAAGTCCAAATGA
- the LOC122318498 gene encoding protein ANTI-SILENCING 1-like isoform X2 produces MVEADRAEDLGFKWGKLKGRGKKGVGEKEKIVHFYQSFIYDGVEYGLYDCVYMYNEDEPEPYIGKLIKIWENPDKTKKVKVLWFFRPREIACYLGVEDTAENELFLASGEGVGLANINPLEAIAGKCNVVCTSKDSRNPQPSDEDLRTADFIFYRAFDVGRCKILDKMEEKVAGIEVKLIFNKVDVQKPNVLPKLYSDRKEVGGNALASKETEVHAKQNPSNEHISLKINGVSTDGLQRENADSNASLAKQRSSLGENPASSIGGELDETTKMNDRMENISGDRTNLESKIEENLDLKASFINKQKSSLREHPISSIGGESEISNTNSRQENISRDKTALRSEAAVKEEGQVGNNIFRIEEKLKSAHDHCELEDRPSKKAKFDSSVKVPGEKNESSVKKLTVDLDGKDAKALATITASKVKSRFELAKDLQGAEKDLSKKLKPDEKSKLSYGKLPQASPRQYTDEDKKIDHKVMDVTRRPDADKSRWFRAFPWEDRMKSAIEQGTLVLLQNLDPAYTSAEVEDIVWHAFKESCRAKMIQRTSISSPHCGQAFAIFKTREAAEMVVKKLTKGCLLISNGRPLVGSIGSPWFPEKNPTFFGHLVIDKLRHQMPREMREAVSTSHCSQPNTIEYDMAMEWCLLQERSDLSWKKLYKQQGEELKKLKSSLKSK; encoded by the exons ATGGTGGAAGCAGACAGAGCTGAGGATCTTGGATTTAAATGGGGTAAACTGAAAGGACGTGGAAAGAAAGGAGTTggtgaaaaagagaaaatagtcCACTTTTACCAATCTTTTATTTATGATGGCGTGGAGTATGGTCTTTATGATTGCGTTTATATGTACAACGAAGATGAACCTGAGCCTTATATTGGCAAGCTCATAAAAATATGGGAAAACCCTGACAAGACAAAGAAAGTAaaagttttatggttttttcgCCCTCGCGAAATTGCATGTTATCTTGGGGTTGAAGACACAGCCGAAAATGAGTTGTTTTTGGCTTCGGGGGAAGGTGTAGGCCTTGCAAATATTAATCCATTG GAAGCAATTGCTGGAAAGTGCAATGTTGTTTGCACTTCAAAGGACAGTAGAAATCCACAACCTTCAGATGAAGATCTTCGAACCgctgattttatattttaccgTGCCTTCGACGTGGGGCGCTGCAAAATACTGGATAAGATGGAGGAGAAAGTCGCCGGGATTGAAG TGAAACTTATATTTAACAAAGTGGATGTTCAGAAGCCCAATGTTCTCCCGAAGCTTTATTCAGACCGGAAAGAAGTTGGTGGAAATGCTCTAGCAAGTAAGGAAACAGAGGTTCATGCCAAGCAAAACCCATCTAATGAGCACATCAGTCTAAAGATTAATGGAGTTTCTACCGATGGTCTACAGAGAGAAAATGCTGATTCAAATGCTTCATTGGCTAAACAGAGATCTTCACTTGGAGAGAACCCTGCTTCTAGTATAGGGGGAGAATTAGATGAAACAACTAAAATGAATGATAGAATGGAGAATATCTCTGGTGACAGGACCAATTTGGAAtctaaaattgaagaaaatttagACTTAAAAGCTTCGTTTATTAATAAACAGAAATCTTCACTTAGAGAGCACCCTATTTCTAGCATAGGCGGAGAGTCAGAAATTTCCAACACTAACAGTAGACAGGAAAATATTTCGAGAGACAAGACTGCATTAAGGTCTGAAGCTGCTGTTAAGGAAGAGGGTCAGGTTggtaataatattttcagaatcgAGGAGAAACTAAAATCTGCTCATGATCATTGTGAGCTAGAGGATAGGCCATCTAAGAAGGCAAAGTTTGATAGTTCTGTAAAAGTGCCAGGTGAAAAGAATGAGAGTAGTGTGAAGAAGTTAACCGTTGATTTGGATGGTAAAGATGCAAAGGCTTTGGCAACTATAACTGCTTCTAAAGTTAAATCTAGATTTGAACTTGCTAAGGATTTGCAAGGGGCTGAAAAAGACCTCTCCAAGAAGTTGAAACCTGATGAGAAATCAAAACTTTCTTATGGGAAGTTGCCTCAAGCATCTCCTAGACAGTATACAGATGAGGACAAAAAAATTGATCATAAAGTAATGGACGTTACCCGAAGACCAGATGCC GATAAAAGCAGATGGTTTAGGGCATTT CCTTGGGAAGACAGAATGAAAAGTGCTATTGAACAAGGAACATTGGTTCTTCTTCAAAATCTGGATCCGGCTTATACTTCAGCAGAAGTTGAG GATATTGTTTGGCATGCCTTCAAGGAAAGTTGCAGGGCAAAGATGATTCAGCGGACTTCAATTTCAAGCCCTCACTGTG GTCAAGCTTTTGCTATATTTAAAACAAGGGAAGCAGCAGAGATGGTTGTTAAAAAGTTAACCAAGGGCTGCCTATTGATATCGAATGGGAG GCCTCTTGTTGGAAGTATTGGAAGTCCTTGGTTCCCAGAGAAGAATCCAACTTTTTTTGGCCATTTGGTTATTGACAAACTCAGACATCAGATGCCAAGGGAAATG AGAGAAGCTGTATCTACTTCGCATTGTTCTCAGCCTAACACAATTGAGTATGATATGGCCATGGAATGGTGCTTACTTCAAGAAAGATCAGACCTCTCTTGGAAAAAGTTGTATAAG CAACAAGGGGAGGAGTTGAAAAAGCTTAAGTCAAGCCTCAAGTCCAAATGA